The following are encoded together in the Brassica napus cultivar Da-Ae chromosome A9, Da-Ae, whole genome shotgun sequence genome:
- the LOC106389976 gene encoding nodulin homeobox, which produces MSGLLEPSQVVAAVKGLHWRTSLEIHKLLKDNEDFSITYNDGEEEGAEPEKIDVEKLVGMLPLHLLSVFISTHEEEGKLRYLLSGIRLLNTFCDLTSRHPRLDQVLLDDVVLTTQMLDLVIFTMVALGGNRKESWKSDYDSLIEATMVASTLHLMHGFISPNSQDLVIVLLAHPKVDVFIDAAFGAVHNVVRSLRAKLLHRQTDQTKKLGANSVGAVNAHCQQAEAALQFLHSLCQHKLFRDRVAKNQELCGKGGVLMLAQSILSLYITPEWVGAAVIIASISRINAKALSLLHHLFEAESVSFLDEVERSGSLHLAQTVASKVLELMRLGLSRASKASPPPNEYPMGFVLLNAMRLADVFSDDSHFRRFFTKHFTMVLSAVFCLPHGDFLSMLCSSDLSSREDDATLDYDLFTSSGWVLSAFSSPGELAVPQFKLNFQNNLTMSSYAHQRTSLIVKIMANLHCFVPEVCTEDDRNRFIQTFVSGLRKDPSSILVNLLPSSTYTPEAQRGTSVCKNISSLLHHAEFLIPNALNVEDLMILRVFCQQLEPLIRSEFEESQAEVKDNQGAGGSSSGKQLGKEPLNLNNDEASEDSDVRAEGATTKQGVNNEEMEIAERSKESDNLETSGSETSSNRGGKGLVDQAEDGYLARTFTKRLKVSASSGEAKEDERAEASLLLEKQRTKRKRSIMSDDQMAMMEKALVDEPDMQRNSAWIRTWADKLSLQGPEVTSAQLKNWLNNRKAKLARASKHGPARDNNSSGDLPESPGDENTWQQQQQQKPTTPFADKASASSSEGLKRGQQVMLVDERGVEVGKGTVLKTDGEWYGLSLETRQVCVVDVIELSGLYDYSKMSIPYGSDDVGRTFGEANSRFGVMRVAWDVSKLQ; this is translated from the exons ATGAGTGGGTTGCTGGAGCCTAGTCAAGTGGTGGCAGCTGTGAAGGGCTTGCATTGGCGAACCTCTCTCGAGATTCACAAGCTTCTTAAGGATAACGAAGACTTCTCTATTACTTACaacgatggagaagaagaaggtgcAGAGCCAGAAAAG ATAGATGTAGAGAAACTGGTGGGGATGTTGCCTCTTCACCTCTTGTCAGTGTTTATATCTACTCATGAGGAAGAAGGGAAGCTTAGGTATTTGTTGTCTGGGATCAGACTGCTGAATACGTTTTGTGACTTAACGTCTCGTCATCCTAGATTGGACCAG gtgttgcttgatgATGTGGTATTAACAACTCAGATGCTTGATCTTGTGATCTTTACCATGGTTGCTCTCGGCGGTAATAGAAAG gAAAGTTGGAAATCAGATTATGACTCATTGATAGAAGCCACAATGGTGGCTTCTACTCTTCACCTGATGCATGGGTTCATCTCTCCTAACTCCCAAGATCTTGTTATAGTCTTGCTTGCCCACCCTAAG GTTGATGTGTTTATAGACGCTGCTTTTGGAGCGGTTCACAATGTTGTCAGATCTTTAAGAGCGAAGTTGCTGCATCGGCAAACTGACCAAACGAAGAAGCTAGGTGCTAATTCTGTAGGGGCCGTTAACGCACACTGCCAACAAGCTGAAGCTGCTTTGCAGTTCCTTCACTCTCTATGCCAACACAAACTGTTTAGAGACCGTGTCGCTAAAAACCAG GAGCTATGTGGAAAAGGTGGTGTTCTTATGCTAGCTCAGTCCATACTATCACTATATATAACTCCTGAATGGGTTGGAGCAGCCGTAATAATAGCTTCCATATCTAGAATAAATGCAAAAGCCCTGTCACTT TTGCACCATTTGTTTGAGGCGGAAAGTGTCTCATTCCTTGACGAGGTTGAACGTTCAGGAAGCTTGCATTTAGCCCAAACTGTTGCCTCAAAG GTTCTTGAATTAATGAGGCTTGGCCTTTCTAGAGCTTCCAAGGCCAGTCCTCCTCCTAATGAGTATCCAATGGGTTTTGTGCTACTTAACGCTATGCGCTTAGCTGACGTGTTCTCGGATGACTCACATTTTCGACGTTTTTTCACCAAACATTTT ACAATGGTTCTCAGCGCAGTGTTTTGTCTCCCTCATGGAGATTTCTTGTCAATGCTGTGCTCTTCTGATCTCTCTTCAAGGGAAGATGACGCAACGCTTGATTACGATCTGTTTACATCATCTGGATGGGTTCTAAGTGCATTCTCATCTCCTGGTGAATTGGCCGTTCCTCAGTTCAAGCTTAATTTTCAGAATAACCTCACCATGTCTTCATACGCTCATCAAAGAACGTCCTTGATTGTTAAAATCATGGCTAATCTTCACTGCTTCGTTCCTGAAGTCTGCACAG AAGATGACAGGAACCGTTTCATTCAAACGTTTGTGAGTGGATTGCGAAAGGATCCTTCAAGCATATTGGTTAATCTATTACCAAGCTCTACATATACTCCGGAGGCTCAGAGAGGCACTAGTGTTTGCAAAAACATAA GTTCTCTGTTGCATCATGCAGAGTTCTTAATCCCTAATGCACTCAATGTCGAAGATCTAATGATTTTGAG GGTGTTCTGTCAACAGTTGGAGCCGCTAATCCGTTCTGAGTTTGAGGAAAGTCAGGCTGAGGTGAAG GACAATCAAGGTGCGGGAGGTAGTTCATCTGGCAAGCAGCTGGGAAAAGAGCCTCTGAATCTCAACAACGACGAAGCTTCAGAGGATTCTGATGTCCGAGCGGAAGGTGCCACGACAAAGCAAGGTGTGAACAACGAGGAGATGGAAATAGCTGAACGGTCGAAAGAGAGCGACAATCTTGAAACTAGCGGTTCAGAAACAAGCTCTAACAGAGGAGGGAAAGGTCTGGTTGATCAGGCTGAAGATGGATACTTGGCTCGCACTTTTACCAAGCGGCTTAAGGTGAGTGCTTCCTCTGGAGAGGCGAAGGAGGATGAGAGAGCTGAAGCTTCTCTTTTATTGGAGAAACAGAGGACCAAAAGGAAGCGTAGCATAATGAGTGATGATCAGATGGCGATGATGGAGAAGGCTCTTGTTGATGAGCCTGATATGCAGCGGAACTCGGCTTGGATACGGACTTGGGCTGATAAACTCAGCTTGCAGGGTCCTGAGGTCACATCTGCCCAGCTGAAGAACTG gcTGAATAACAGAAAAGCAAAACTAGCTCGAGCAAGCAAGCACGGGCCAGCACGTGATAACAATAGCTCAGGGGATTTACCAGAGAGTCCCGGAGATGAAAACACttggcagcagcagcagcagcagaaaCCAACAACACCATTTGCAGATAAAGCTTCTGCATCATCGTCAGAAGGGCTGAAGCGTGGGCAGCAAGTGATGCTTGTGGACGAGAGAGGAGTCGAGGTCGGTAAAGGAACGGTTTTGAAAACAGACGGTGAGTGGTACGGTTTAAGCCTGGAGACGAGACAGGTGTGCGTGGTTGATGTGATAGAGCTTAGTGGGTTATATGATTATAGCAAGATGAGCATCCCTTATGGGTCTGATGATGTTGGGAGGACTTTTGGAGAAGCGAATTCTAGGTTTGGTGTTATGAGAGTGGCTTGGGATGTGAGCAAGCTTCAGTAA
- the LOC106389973 gene encoding rho GTPase-activating protein 2-like, protein MTGLVMVTKSTVGCGGGKGGGKTKSTVEEEEEQNQQQLSLVEFLLTALRKSVISCRVDNNQQDDVVGGGGGISSAVHHMEIGWPTNVRHITHVTFDRFRGFLGLPHELQVEIPCRVPSASVSVFGVSAESMQCSYDNKGNSVPTILLLMQQRLYSQQGLKAEGIFRINPENSQEEHVRDQLNRGVVPENIDVHCLAALIKAWFRELPCGVLDGLSPEEVLNCNTEEESVELIKQLKPTESALLSWAVDLMADVVEEEEFNKMNARNIAMVFAPNMTQMTDPLTALMHAVQVMNLLKTLITRTLGEREEASSGSEGYSPSHSSDSQTDSESDNAQDMEVSCESQGTDSESGGEEVQQEQQDENDTGSLSSIEDCFLSQLNDNARVSDTSMSEDLSPKGSPVVSLTDNKNNTLGSSTSDQDESMTV, encoded by the exons ATGACGGGGCTTGTGATGGTGACTAAATCCACCGTTGGCTGCGGCGGAGGAAAAGGAGGAGGGAAGACCAAATCCAccgtggaggaggaggaagagcagAACCAGCAACAACTCTCTCTTGTTGAGTTTCTACTAACAGCTCTCCGTAAATCCGTAATATCCTGCCGTGTCGACAATAACCAGCAAGACGACgtcgtaggaggaggaggagggatcTCCTCAGCCGTTCATCACATGGAGATCGGATGGCCAACAAACGTCCGACACATCACTCACGTGACGTTCGATAGATTCCGTGGCTTCCTCGGTCTCCCGCACGAGCTTCAAGTCGAGATCCCATGTCGTGTCCCTAGTGCAAG TGTGAGTGTGTTTGGTGTCTCTGCGGAATCAATGCAATGTTCTTATGACAACAAAGGAAACAGTGTCCCAACTATTCTATTACTAATGCAGCAAAGACTCTACTCTCAACAAGGTCTCAAG GCTGAAGGGATCTTTAGGATAAACCCTGAGAACAGCCAAGAGGAGCATGTGAGAGACCAACTCAACAGAGGTGTTGTTCCTGAGAACATTGATGTGCACTGCTTGGCTGCTCTTATCAAAGCCTGGTTTAGAGAGTTGCCTTGTGGGGTCCTTGATGGTCTTTCTCCTGAGGAGGTTCTTAACTGTAATACCGAGGAGGAATCTGTTGAGCTTATAAAGCAGCTGAAGCCTACTGAGTCTGCTTTGCTGAGTTGGGCTGTTGATCTTATGGCTGATGTTGTTGAGGAAGAAGAGTTTAATAAGATGAATGCGAGGAATATCGCCATGGTTTTTGCTCCTAATATGACTCAG ATGACAGATCCATTAACGGCTCTTATGCATGCTGTTCAAGTTATGAACTTGCTTAAGACCCTCATCACCAGAACACTAGGCGAACGTGAAGAAGCCTCAAGCGGATCAGAAGGATATTCACCATCCCATTCATCAGATTCCCAAACTGATTCTGAGTCTGACAATGCACAAGACATGGAAGTTAGCTGTGAATCACAAGGAACAGATTCAGAATCTGGAGGAGAAGAAGTACAACAAGAACAACAAGATGAAAACGATACTGGATCATTAAGCTCGATAGAGGACTGCTTCTTGAGTCAGCTCAACGACAATGCTAGAGTTTCAGACACCAGTATGTCTGAAGACTTGAGCCCAAAAGGCTCTCCGGTGGTATCACTCACAGACAACAAAAACAACACTTTAGGCTCAAGCACAAGCGACCAAGATGAATCTATGACCGTCTAA
- the LOC111200801 gene encoding RNA-binding protein BRN1-like isoform X1: MAEENREKQNEEESVKVFVGQIPRHMSESQLLALFQEFAVVDEVNIIKDKITRASRGCCFVQCPSREEADKLVNSCHNKKTLPGAASLLQVKYADGELERLEHKLFVGMLPKNVSEAELLSLFSKYGAVKDLQILRGAQQTSKGCAFLKYETKEQAVSAMDAINGKHKMEGSTVPLVVKWADTERERHTRRLQKAQSDMARLSNADPTNPSLFGALPMSYTPPYNGYGYHQAPGTYGYMLPPIQNQGNHNALQRASPDSLPPRLARRNFPYMSSGYPPVRGLPYPMSYPRGLMSPRLLSNSPGSISPGVAHSSGSATPLSSIVQTEGPEGANLFIYNIPREFGDQELSAAFQPFGIVLSAKVFVDKATGASKCFGFVSYDSQAAAQKAINMMNGCHLGGKKLKVQLKRDNNNNNNGQHNS, encoded by the exons ATGGCGGAGGAGAATAGGGAGAAGCAGAATGAAGAAGAGAGCGTTAAGGTTTTCGTCGGACAAATACCGAGACATATGTCGGAATCTCAGCTCCTTGCATTGTTTCAAGAGTTCGCTGTCGTAGACGAGGTCAACATCATCAAGGACAAGATCACACGCGCCTCTCGag GATGCTGTTTTGTGCAATGTCCGTCGCGAGAGGAAGCAGATAAGCTGGTCAATTCTTGCCATAACAAGAAGACATTACCTggt GCAGCTAGTCTATTGCAAGTAAAGTATGCAGATGGCGAGCTGGAAAGGCTAGAGCACAAGCTTTTTGTTGGTATGCTTCCAAAGAACGTCTCTGAAGCTGAACTTCTATCGTTATTCTCCAAGTACGGAGCCGTAAAGGATCTACAGATTCTTAGAGGCGCTCAACAAACAAGCAAAG gcTGTGCTTTTCTTAAGTATGAGACAAAAGAACAAGCTGTTTCCGCCATGGATGCCATCAATGGAAAACACAAAATGGAG GGTTCAACCGTTCCTTTAGTTGTGAAATGGGCAGACACAGAAAGAGAGAGACACACAAGAAGACTCCAAAAGGCTCAATCCGACATGGCTAGATTATCCAACGCTGATCCAACAAACCCTTCATTGTTTGGAGCATTACCAATGAGCTATACTCCACCATATAACGGTTATGGTTATCAT CAAGCTCCTGGAACTTATGGTTACATGCTACCACCAATTCAGAACCAAGGTAATCACAACGCGTTGCAAAGAGCCTCACCTGACTCTTTACCACCTCGCTTGGCCCGGAGAAACTTTCCTTACATGAGCTCTGGTTATCCCCCTGTACGAGGTCTTCCTTATCCAATGTCTTATCCTAGAGGGCTCATGAGTCCTCGCCTTCTAAGTAACTCTCCTGGTTCCATATCACCTGGCGTTGCACACAGCAGCGGGTCAGCAACACCTTTGAGTTCCATTGTTCAAACCGAAG GTCCGGAAGGTGCGAATCTGTTTATCTATAACATACCTCGTGAGTTCGGGGATCAAGAACTCTCCGCTGCGTTTCAGCCTTTCGGTATTGTTCTGAGTGCTAAGGTTTTTGTAGACAAAGCCACTGGTGCAAGCAAGTGTTTTG GTTTTGTTAGTTATGACTCACAAGCAGCAGCTCAGAAAGCTATTAACATGATGAATGGTTGCCATTTAGGTGGTAAGAAACTGAAAGTCCAGCTTAAgagagacaacaacaacaacaacaatggcCAACATAATAGTTAA
- the LOC111200801 gene encoding RNA-binding protein BRN1-like isoform X2, which translates to MAEENREKQNEEESVKVFVGQIPRHMSESQLLALFQEFAVVDEVNIIKDKITRASRGCCFVQCPSREEADKLVNSCHNKKTLPGAASLLQVKYADGELERLEHKLFVGMLPKNVSEAELLSLFSKYGAVKDLQILRGAQQTSKGCAFLKYETKEQAVSAMDAINGKHKMEGSTVPLVVKWADTERERHTRRLQKAQSDMARLSNADPTNPSLFGALPMSYTPPYNGYGYHQAPGTYGYMLPPIQNQGNHNALQRASPDSLPPRLARRNFPYMSSGYPPVRGLPYPMSYPRGLMSPRLLSNSPGSISPGVAHSSGSATPLSSIVQTEGANLFIYNIPREFGDQELSAAFQPFGIVLSAKVFVDKATGASKCFGFVSYDSQAAAQKAINMMNGCHLGGKKLKVQLKRDNNNNNNGQHNS; encoded by the exons ATGGCGGAGGAGAATAGGGAGAAGCAGAATGAAGAAGAGAGCGTTAAGGTTTTCGTCGGACAAATACCGAGACATATGTCGGAATCTCAGCTCCTTGCATTGTTTCAAGAGTTCGCTGTCGTAGACGAGGTCAACATCATCAAGGACAAGATCACACGCGCCTCTCGag GATGCTGTTTTGTGCAATGTCCGTCGCGAGAGGAAGCAGATAAGCTGGTCAATTCTTGCCATAACAAGAAGACATTACCTggt GCAGCTAGTCTATTGCAAGTAAAGTATGCAGATGGCGAGCTGGAAAGGCTAGAGCACAAGCTTTTTGTTGGTATGCTTCCAAAGAACGTCTCTGAAGCTGAACTTCTATCGTTATTCTCCAAGTACGGAGCCGTAAAGGATCTACAGATTCTTAGAGGCGCTCAACAAACAAGCAAAG gcTGTGCTTTTCTTAAGTATGAGACAAAAGAACAAGCTGTTTCCGCCATGGATGCCATCAATGGAAAACACAAAATGGAG GGTTCAACCGTTCCTTTAGTTGTGAAATGGGCAGACACAGAAAGAGAGAGACACACAAGAAGACTCCAAAAGGCTCAATCCGACATGGCTAGATTATCCAACGCTGATCCAACAAACCCTTCATTGTTTGGAGCATTACCAATGAGCTATACTCCACCATATAACGGTTATGGTTATCAT CAAGCTCCTGGAACTTATGGTTACATGCTACCACCAATTCAGAACCAAGGTAATCACAACGCGTTGCAAAGAGCCTCACCTGACTCTTTACCACCTCGCTTGGCCCGGAGAAACTTTCCTTACATGAGCTCTGGTTATCCCCCTGTACGAGGTCTTCCTTATCCAATGTCTTATCCTAGAGGGCTCATGAGTCCTCGCCTTCTAAGTAACTCTCCTGGTTCCATATCACCTGGCGTTGCACACAGCAGCGGGTCAGCAACACCTTTGAGTTCCATTGTTCAAACCGAAG GTGCGAATCTGTTTATCTATAACATACCTCGTGAGTTCGGGGATCAAGAACTCTCCGCTGCGTTTCAGCCTTTCGGTATTGTTCTGAGTGCTAAGGTTTTTGTAGACAAAGCCACTGGTGCAAGCAAGTGTTTTG GTTTTGTTAGTTATGACTCACAAGCAGCAGCTCAGAAAGCTATTAACATGATGAATGGTTGCCATTTAGGTGGTAAGAAACTGAAAGTCCAGCTTAAgagagacaacaacaacaacaacaatggcCAACATAATAGTTAA
- the LOC111200802 gene encoding mitochondrial substrate carrier family protein ucpB-like, with product MMGDISPPVASIPVVEGNAQAMNSKTLLPPLSTVASHFGTSGLSVALATGVTHPLDVLKVRLQMQHVGQRGPLIGMTGIFLQLMKQEGPRSLYLGLTPALTRSVLYGGLRLGLYEPTKVCFDWAFESTNVLVKIASGAFAGAVATALTNPVEVVKVRLQMNPNAVPIAEVREVVSKEGIGALWKGVGPAMVRAAALTASQLATYDETKRILVKRTSLEEGFHLHLCSSVVAGVVSTLITAPIDMIKTRLMLQQNSGSVRIYRNGFHCGYKVIRKEGPLALYKGGFAIFARLGPQTMITFILCEKLRSLAGLHKM from the exons ATGATGGGAGATATCTCCCCGCCGGTTGCTTCAATCCCAG TTGTTGAAGGAAACGCGCAAGCGATGAATTCGAAGACTCTTCTTCCGCCGCTATCGACGGTGGCGTCTCACTTCGGCACAAGCGGATTGTCCGTCGCGTTAGCTACAGGCGTCACTCATCCTCTCG ATGTATTAAAAGTAAGGTTGCAGATGCAGCATGTGGGCCAAAGGGGGCCTTTAATCGGAATG ACAGGAATCTTTCTTCAACTAATGAAGCAAGAAGGGCCTAGGTCTTTATACTTGGGTTTAACTCCTGCTCTCACTAGATCAGTACTCTACGGAGGTCTCAGATTAGGATTATACGAACCAACCAAGGTTTGTTTTGATTGGGCGTTTGAGTCTACCAATGTCTTGGTCAAGATAGCATCTGGCGCGTTTGCAGGGGCGGTTGCCACAGCGTTAACCAACCCGGTTGAAGTTGTCAAG GTTAGGTTGCAGATGAATCCAAACGCGGTTCCCATTGCGGAGGTGAGGGAGGTAGTTTCTAAAGAAGGTATTGGAGCTTTATGGAAAGGAGTTGGTCCTGCTATGGTTAGAGCTGCTGCATTAACTGCCTCACAGCTTGCAACATACGACGAAACCAAGCGG ATTCTGGTTAAACGGACTTCTTTGGAAGAAGGGTTTCATCTTCATTTGTG CTCAAGTGTGGTTGCAGGTGTAGTAAGCACTCTGATAACCGCGCCCATAGACATGATTAAAACCCGCTTGATGTTGCAGCAAAACTCTGGAAGCGTCAGAATCTATAGAAACGGGTTTCATTGCGGTTACAAG GTTATTCGCAAAGAAGGCCCACTGGCACTTTACAAAGG AGGCTTTGCGATTTTTGCACGGCTGGGGCCACAAACGATGATCACGTTCATACTCTGCGAGAAGCTAAGATCACTAGCTGGACTTCACAAAATGTAG